The following are encoded together in the Stegostoma tigrinum isolate sSteTig4 chromosome 20, sSteTig4.hap1, whole genome shotgun sequence genome:
- the LOC132210772 gene encoding BTB/POZ domain-containing protein 16-like — MLDNINSSTVCHFHEAASKYNQQKLVLACERWLELNLIVHLRYEITFRNLHKDVLQKTLLSPRLFTFSEYHVLQTILCWIFLQVNTEIRLVPPYSAIITYFIRLSVPTSHMDIAMTGGNATLIQIQKIEYEGTATELSTSSRAATTSGSCISSRGTHSSQTSTKEIQ, encoded by the exons ATGTTAGATAACATAAATAGTAGCACAGTATGTCATTTCCATGAAGCTGCATCAAAG TATAACCAGCAGAAACTGGTACTGGCTTGTGAGAGATGGTTGGAGTTAAATCTCATTGTACATCTAAGATATGAAATCACTTTTCGAAATCTGCATAAGGATGTTTTGCAAAAAACTTTGTTATCACCTAG ATTGTTTACTTTTTCTGAATACCACGTGCTACAAACTATCCTCTGCTGGATTTTCCTTCAGGTGAACACTGAGATACGGCTAGTACCACCATATAGTGCAATCATAACCTATTTCATCAG GTTATCTGTTCCTACATCTCACATGGACATCGCCATGACTGGAGGTAATGCGACCTTAATTCAAATACAAAAGATTGAGTACGAGGGGACAGCAACTGAACTTTCAACTAGTTCAAGAGCAGCAACAACCAGTGGCAGTTGCATATCCTCCAGAGGCACACATAGCAGCCAAACATCCACCAAGGAAATACAATAG